In one Agrobacterium vitis genomic region, the following are encoded:
- a CDS encoding efflux RND transporter permease subunit encodes MNISAFSIRNPVPAILLFALMTVCGLIAFEKLKIQQFPDMDLPTIKISATLDGTAPSQLETEVARKIEDKLATLNKLDHITTTITDGSVSISVSFSLEKDGEQALNEVRNAVDSVTDLPSAMQTPSVSRVTVQSSVLQTYAVRSTKLNETELSWFVDNDMTKALLKAQGVGEVDRFGGVDREIHVDINPDLLTSFGVTAADVSSQLKLVQENASGGRGDLNGLHQTVRTLGAVNSVKDIAALSIPFSNGKSVRLDQIAKVTDGFSERSSLAYMGQTPVIAVEVKRSNGYSDTGVATDLTRVMAAFAAEHPEVEIVQAYTTVQPTIDNYEASMHMLYEGAALAIVVVFLFLRDFRATLLSAVALPLSIIPTFLVIYLANFSLNTISLLSISLVVGILVDDAIVEVENIERHLRMGKKPFDAAMEAADEIGLAVIATTFTLVAVFLPTAFMAGIPGLIFKQFGVTAAVAVLASLMVARFLTPMMAAYMMKATPKVEVDGVIMKTYLSIVRACLRHRFLTSLGIIVFLVVSLSAVSLLKTGFFPASDNAQTQVTLTMPPGSELSDTEAMSLKAVKLISGLENIKRVFTVVGSTTSGGGADSSTTSDVTTATLVVDLTPINDRKLKQSQIEQQMRDALQQLAGVRVEVGNGGNGTELQLTLASDDPILLDQTAAVVGEQLHGLKGIGGITSSAARQAPEIQISPNFARAAALGITSDTIADVVRVATDGDYSTSRSKFNLPQRQIDIRVRLDPKYIRNLDAISQLQLSGTNGKVSLGAIAGIRIGGSPSEIDRIDRSRNITFTIQLNGRALGDVNKEAMALPGLSHLPPGVHVVQQGELERMSELFTSFALAMGIGIFCIYAVLVLLFHDFMQPATILMALPLSLGGALFPLIATGTSFSMPAVIGLLMLMGIVSKNSILLVEYAIMARRNGMDRYEALIDACHKRARPIVMTTIAMGAGMAPVALSLSGGDTSFRQPMSIVVIGGLLTSTVLSLLVIPVIFTFVDDLLGLVKRPFVKSQKDIADGESVNG; translated from the coding sequence ATGAATATTTCAGCTTTTTCCATCCGCAATCCGGTTCCAGCCATTCTCCTGTTTGCACTCATGACCGTTTGCGGCTTGATTGCCTTCGAGAAACTCAAGATTCAGCAGTTTCCGGACATGGACCTGCCGACAATCAAGATCAGCGCGACACTGGATGGCACCGCGCCATCGCAACTTGAAACCGAAGTTGCCCGCAAGATCGAAGACAAGCTGGCAACCCTCAACAAGCTGGACCATATCACCACGACAATCACCGACGGCTCCGTCTCGATCAGCGTCTCCTTCAGTCTGGAAAAAGACGGGGAACAGGCGCTGAATGAAGTTCGCAACGCGGTGGATAGCGTCACCGATCTGCCATCGGCGATGCAAACACCCAGCGTCTCGCGGGTCACGGTGCAATCGTCGGTGCTACAAACCTATGCGGTGCGATCAACCAAGCTGAATGAAACGGAACTGTCGTGGTTCGTTGACAATGATATGACCAAGGCTTTGCTGAAAGCCCAAGGCGTCGGAGAGGTTGATCGTTTTGGCGGTGTGGACCGCGAAATTCATGTCGATATCAACCCGGACTTGCTGACTTCATTTGGTGTGACGGCGGCGGACGTGTCATCCCAGCTGAAATTGGTGCAGGAAAATGCCTCCGGCGGGCGTGGAGATTTGAACGGGCTGCATCAGACAGTGCGCACATTGGGGGCCGTCAACTCCGTCAAAGACATTGCAGCACTTTCAATTCCGTTTTCCAATGGCAAGAGTGTGCGTCTCGACCAGATCGCCAAGGTGACGGATGGCTTTTCCGAACGTTCATCGCTTGCTTATATGGGGCAGACGCCGGTGATTGCCGTTGAGGTCAAGCGCAGCAACGGCTATTCCGATACGGGTGTCGCCACCGACCTGACGCGGGTGATGGCAGCATTTGCAGCCGAGCATCCCGAAGTCGAAATTGTGCAGGCCTACACCACGGTTCAGCCAACAATCGACAATTATGAAGCGTCGATGCACATGCTGTACGAGGGAGCGGCGCTGGCGATTGTCGTGGTGTTTCTCTTCCTGCGCGATTTTCGGGCAACCCTTCTTTCTGCTGTGGCTTTGCCGCTCTCCATCATTCCGACATTCCTGGTGATCTATCTGGCGAATTTCAGCCTCAATACGATTTCGCTGCTTTCGATTTCGCTGGTGGTGGGGATTCTCGTTGACGACGCAATCGTCGAGGTTGAAAATATCGAGCGACATCTGCGCATGGGCAAAAAACCCTTTGATGCCGCCATGGAGGCCGCCGACGAAATCGGCCTTGCGGTGATTGCAACCACATTCACGCTGGTTGCGGTTTTTCTGCCAACCGCGTTCATGGCCGGGATTCCCGGGTTGATCTTCAAGCAGTTCGGCGTCACCGCCGCCGTCGCGGTGCTGGCATCGCTGATGGTTGCGCGTTTTCTAACGCCGATGATGGCTGCTTACATGATGAAGGCGACGCCGAAAGTGGAAGTGGATGGGGTCATTATGAAGACCTATCTCTCCATTGTGCGCGCATGCCTGCGCCACCGTTTTCTGACCAGTCTTGGCATTATCGTCTTTCTTGTCGTGTCACTTTCGGCAGTGTCTCTGCTGAAGACCGGCTTCTTTCCCGCCTCTGACAACGCACAGACGCAAGTGACATTGACAATGCCGCCGGGATCAGAGCTTTCCGACACGGAAGCCATGTCGCTGAAAGCCGTAAAACTGATTTCAGGCCTTGAAAACATCAAGCGCGTGTTCACTGTCGTCGGCTCCACCACAAGTGGCGGCGGTGCCGATAGCAGCACAACCAGTGACGTGACAACCGCCACATTGGTGGTTGATCTTACCCCAATCAATGATCGAAAACTGAAGCAATCGCAAATCGAGCAACAGATGCGCGATGCCTTGCAGCAGCTTGCTGGTGTACGTGTCGAAGTTGGCAACGGCGGCAATGGCACCGAGCTGCAGCTGACGCTGGCAAGCGATGATCCGATCCTTCTCGATCAGACCGCTGCTGTTGTGGGAGAACAATTGCATGGCTTGAAAGGCATTGGCGGCATTACATCCAGCGCAGCCAGACAGGCCCCCGAAATTCAGATCAGCCCGAATTTTGCCCGTGCGGCGGCTTTGGGTATCACCTCGGATACAATTGCGGATGTTGTGCGCGTGGCAACCGATGGCGACTATTCCACATCACGGTCCAAGTTCAATCTTCCGCAGCGGCAGATCGATATCCGTGTTCGGCTTGATCCGAAATATATTCGCAACCTTGATGCTATCTCGCAACTGCAACTCTCCGGGACGAACGGCAAAGTATCACTCGGCGCGATTGCCGGAATCCGGATCGGGGGCAGCCCCTCGGAGATTGATCGGATCGATAGATCCCGCAACATTACCTTCACCATTCAGTTGAATGGCCGTGCCTTGGGAGATGTCAACAAAGAGGCGATGGCGTTGCCGGGCTTGAGCCACCTTCCGCCGGGGGTGCATGTTGTGCAGCAGGGCGAGCTTGAGCGGATGTCGGAATTGTTCACCAGCTTTGCCTTGGCCATGGGCATCGGTATCTTCTGCATTTATGCGGTGCTGGTGTTGTTGTTCCATGATTTCATGCAGCCAGCGACAATCCTGATGGCACTTCCCCTCTCGCTTGGCGGCGCACTCTTTCCGTTGATTGCCACAGGCACGAGTTTCTCCATGCCCGCCGTCATTGGCCTGTTGATGCTGATGGGCATTGTCAGCAAGAATTCAATTTTGCTGGTGGAATATGCCATCATGGCGCGACGCAATGGCATGGACCGCTACGAGGCGCTTATCGATGCCTGCCACAAGCGCGCCCGACCCATCGTGATGACAACCATCGCCATGGGCGCTGGCATGGCCCCCGTTGCACTGAGCCTCAGCGGCGGCGATACGAGTTTTCGCCAACCCATGTCCATCGTTGTGATTGGCGGTTTGCTCACATCCACCGTTCTGAGCCTATTGGTGATCCCCGTCATTTTCACCTTTGTTGATGACCTGCTGGGTCTTGTCAAACGGCCCTTCGTGAAGAGCCAAAAGGATATTGCAGATGGGGAATCCGTGAACGGCTGA
- a CDS encoding efflux RND transporter periplasmic adaptor subunit has protein sequence MGFSKTEQAQTTQSAALTVSVTTPQTLQWADTIAVSGWLAAWQEAIVAAETGSLKITDILVDIGSVVQKGDVLARLSDASAIADVHKQEAAVASAKATLAKAKADSLRAKKVTGSGALSDQDTLGYYITEQTDAADLASDEASLESSKITLAQTTITAPDSGIVSSRSADLGNVVSAGTELFRLVRQGRIEWQAEVPSYQLPRIHPGAKAIIHDPSGHDQSGKSFEGTVRLVSPIVSNDTGRGTIYVTLPNDPDIRVGLYESGTIELAVTPALTLPETALVYSDGINYVFRVNADNRVTRLRVDIGRRNNGRVEILSGIDAHAQIVEAGGAFLSDNDLVLVKAATK, from the coding sequence ATGGGCTTTTCCAAGACCGAGCAAGCGCAAACCACGCAGTCTGCGGCGCTGACAGTGTCCGTTACCACACCGCAAACATTGCAATGGGCAGACACGATTGCGGTCAGCGGCTGGTTGGCGGCGTGGCAGGAAGCAATTGTTGCAGCCGAAACCGGCTCTTTAAAAATCACGGATATTCTGGTTGATATCGGCTCTGTGGTGCAGAAAGGCGATGTGCTGGCGAGATTGTCAGATGCAAGCGCCATCGCCGATGTTCACAAGCAGGAAGCGGCTGTCGCCTCTGCCAAGGCCACGCTCGCCAAAGCGAAAGCCGATAGCCTGCGGGCAAAAAAGGTCACGGGTTCTGGCGCGTTGTCCGATCAGGACACCCTTGGCTATTACATCACCGAACAGACAGATGCAGCCGATCTCGCGTCTGATGAAGCCTCGCTTGAATCAAGCAAGATCACGCTTGCGCAGACAACGATAACAGCACCCGACAGCGGCATTGTTTCATCGCGTTCCGCCGATCTTGGCAATGTGGTTTCAGCCGGAACCGAGCTGTTTCGCCTCGTGCGTCAAGGACGCATTGAGTGGCAGGCAGAAGTTCCGTCCTATCAACTGCCGCGCATCCATCCCGGTGCCAAGGCCATCATTCATGATCCATCGGGCCATGATCAATCAGGCAAGAGCTTTGAAGGAACTGTCCGCCTTGTCAGCCCGATTGTCAGCAATGACACGGGACGCGGCACGATCTATGTGACCCTTCCAAATGATCCTGATATCCGGGTTGGCCTCTACGAATCCGGCACCATTGAGCTTGCCGTCACGCCCGCGCTCACCCTGCCCGAAACCGCTTTGGTTTACAGTGACGGCATCAATTACGTCTTCAGGGTCAACGCCGATAACCGGGTTACGCGCTTGCGCGTCGACATTGGCCGACGCAATAACGGCCGGGTTGAAATCCTTTCAGGGATTGATGCTCACGCACAGATTGTGGAAGCAGGGGGGGCCTTCCTGTCCGACAATGATCTCGTGCTTGTGAAGGCCGCCACCAAATGA
- a CDS encoding efflux transporter outer membrane subunit gives MTPAHDNALQPNSMRHGKWWLSLIVVPLSACVAVTQSNVDISKLADRWHATLPHSGSTAQLVDWWNTFNDPALSELLRTAEANSPTLESAVAEIEEARATLASSKADYFPSLTGSGSYDRSGTRGSRASRVSPSTTGTGELDASWELDFFGKTRNTVEAARQRVAEETADWYDARVTLAAEVADDYVQYRGCRQLQGIYAAELVSQRDTVKATEVSTASGLKSTSDLALIKASAASTSSSLKSQVADCEVLIKSITELVAVDEGKVRDILNKSSSKIPRPAKLSVDAIPVNVIRQRPDVNALEKEAAASLADVATAKADLYPSFSLSGTLTASHSTSSGTSLPWSFGPAVSIPIFDGGSLRATVKYKEAAYKAAIASYKSGVLTAINAVETAMVNVDSTERQIGDAVVAAKNYRAYFKAIDTNWKAGGASVLDREDARRELQAAELTLVENQRDAVRDWIALYKAMGGGWTPNATGGVMASDVDAKGVKQ, from the coding sequence ATGACGCCAGCACATGACAATGCACTTCAACCGAACAGTATGCGGCATGGCAAATGGTGGCTCAGTCTGATTGTCGTACCCTTGTCGGCCTGCGTGGCGGTGACCCAGTCAAATGTGGATATTTCCAAATTGGCAGACCGCTGGCATGCGACGTTGCCGCATTCGGGCAGCACCGCACAGCTGGTTGATTGGTGGAACACCTTTAATGATCCTGCCCTCTCAGAGCTTTTGCGCACCGCCGAAGCCAACAGCCCCACCCTTGAATCCGCAGTTGCCGAGATTGAAGAAGCCCGCGCCACCTTGGCCTCATCAAAGGCAGACTATTTCCCATCCCTGACCGGTTCCGGTTCCTATGACCGTTCTGGAACGAGGGGATCAAGAGCCAGCCGCGTTTCCCCCTCCACCACGGGTACCGGAGAGCTGGATGCCTCGTGGGAGCTGGATTTTTTCGGCAAGACGCGCAACACCGTCGAGGCCGCCCGCCAGCGCGTGGCCGAAGAAACGGCAGACTGGTATGATGCGCGCGTCACACTTGCCGCTGAAGTTGCCGATGACTACGTGCAATACAGGGGATGTCGGCAGTTGCAGGGCATTTATGCAGCCGAGCTGGTTTCTCAACGCGATACTGTCAAGGCAACGGAGGTTTCCACCGCATCCGGATTGAAATCGACCTCCGATCTCGCCCTGATCAAAGCAAGTGCGGCGAGCACGTCTTCGTCCCTGAAGTCACAGGTGGCGGATTGCGAGGTTCTGATCAAATCGATTACCGAACTCGTTGCCGTTGATGAAGGCAAAGTGCGCGATATTCTCAATAAAAGCTCGTCGAAAATACCCCGCCCTGCAAAACTGTCCGTTGATGCAATACCAGTCAATGTTATCCGGCAAAGACCGGATGTGAACGCGCTGGAAAAAGAAGCCGCCGCCTCGCTTGCCGATGTCGCAACGGCCAAAGCCGATCTTTACCCAAGCTTTTCTCTGAGCGGCACGCTGACGGCGAGCCATTCGACATCCAGCGGAACAAGCCTGCCGTGGTCCTTTGGGCCAGCCGTTTCAATCCCGATTTTTGACGGCGGATCGCTTCGCGCCACCGTCAAATACAAGGAAGCGGCCTATAAGGCTGCCATTGCGAGTTATAAGTCCGGTGTTCTGACGGCCATCAACGCCGTGGAAACGGCGATGGTGAATGTCGATAGCACAGAGCGTCAGATTGGTGATGCTGTGGTCGCGGCAAAGAACTACCGGGCGTATTTCAAAGCCATAGACACCAATTGGAAGGCGGGCGGGGCAAGTGTTCTCGACCGCGAAGATGCGCGCCGCGAATTGCAGGCCGCCGAGTTAACGCTTGTGGAAAATCAACGCGATGCCGTGCGTGATTGGATCGCTCTTTACAAGGCGATGGGCGGCGGCTGGACCCCGAATGCAACGGGCGGCGTGATGGCAAGTGACGTAGATGCCAAAGGAGTAAAACAGTGA
- a CDS encoding response regulator transcription factor, translating to MTNVLLIDDDKELTTILSEYLTEEGFTVFAAVNGKQGLAEIAARRIDMIVLDIMMPQMNGIDVLQRIRRVSEVPVLMLTARGDDVDRISGLNLGADDYVAKPCSSGELVARLRAILRRIGPEKDVETNQLRSGDLVLNPANRTAEWRGLPFELTGTEFILLEVLVRNAGQLLSRQFISKQAFGRPLVAFDRRIDVHISSVRQKLGRREDGQSWIQSVRGQGYQLIRDV from the coding sequence ATGACCAATGTACTCTTGATTGACGACGATAAGGAGCTGACCACGATTCTGAGTGAGTACCTGACGGAAGAAGGCTTCACGGTATTTGCAGCGGTCAATGGCAAGCAGGGACTGGCTGAGATCGCTGCCCGCAGGATCGATATGATCGTCCTTGATATCATGATGCCGCAAATGAACGGAATTGATGTTTTGCAACGAATACGCCGCGTCAGCGAGGTTCCCGTTCTCATGCTCACCGCCCGTGGCGATGACGTAGACCGCATTTCCGGCCTCAATCTGGGTGCTGATGATTATGTGGCAAAACCCTGCTCATCCGGTGAGCTTGTTGCCCGGCTCCGCGCGATCCTCAGACGCATTGGCCCGGAAAAGGATGTCGAGACCAACCAATTGCGATCGGGTGATCTGGTTTTAAACCCGGCCAACAGAACTGCGGAATGGCGCGGCCTGCCGTTTGAGCTCACCGGCACAGAATTTATCCTGCTTGAAGTGTTGGTGCGCAATGCGGGACAGCTGCTTTCAAGGCAGTTTATCTCAAAGCAGGCATTCGGCCGTCCGCTGGTGGCCTTTGATCGACGCATCGATGTTCACATCAGCAGCGTGCGACAGAAACTGGGCCGACGGGAGGACGGGCAGTCCTGGATTCAGTCCGTGCGCGGACAGGGCTACCAACTCATCCGGGATGTTTGA
- a CDS encoding HAMP domain-containing sensor histidine kinase, whose protein sequence is MTRLFRKFFIFVWLAMTVSIVGIISLDRVFHLFPLKSERQQERISFVLQTIGDVLEQKGLVEAGKFAQAWVTFANPVSVSISPVPNLQCATGNDETLAIYRHHDGACFRLSSQLRHYNFIEDALPDALPWIATVIASTLSALWITRYLVGPVAKLRNGLSALAKGDFHTRIGGNFGKGQDEITALAMDFDVTAARLQELQEAQQRLFHDVSHELRSPLSRLQAVLGVLDKNPGRIDMIASRMGREVMRLDALVDEILTLARISSPEHAPPERQTIDLIDLITRIVDDACFEGQDRGVDVTYSGCDSFIATLNGELIYRAIENVVRNAVKFTTDDSTVAVTAQAFRDVLSISVTDNGPGVPACDLERIFLPFSRSEIGETAKGHGLGLAITRKALELHHGSAVASLTQEGHLLMTLKVPASPGL, encoded by the coding sequence ATGACAAGGCTTTTCCGAAAATTCTTCATTTTCGTCTGGCTGGCGATGACCGTGTCTATCGTCGGCATCATTTCACTGGATAGGGTCTTCCATCTGTTTCCGCTGAAAAGCGAGAGGCAGCAAGAACGCATATCGTTTGTCTTGCAGACCATAGGGGACGTCCTTGAGCAAAAAGGCTTGGTCGAGGCCGGTAAGTTTGCACAGGCTTGGGTCACTTTCGCAAATCCGGTGAGTGTTAGTATTTCGCCCGTGCCGAATCTTCAATGCGCAACGGGTAACGACGAGACCCTGGCCATTTATCGCCATCACGACGGCGCTTGTTTCCGTCTTTCCAGTCAACTCAGACATTATAATTTCATTGAGGACGCGCTTCCAGATGCTTTGCCATGGATCGCCACAGTTATTGCCAGTACGTTATCGGCCCTTTGGATCACACGCTATCTGGTCGGTCCTGTGGCCAAGCTCAGAAATGGGCTCAGTGCCTTGGCGAAAGGCGATTTTCACACCAGAATCGGTGGCAATTTCGGCAAAGGCCAGGATGAAATCACGGCGCTGGCAATGGATTTCGATGTGACAGCCGCACGCTTGCAGGAATTGCAGGAAGCGCAACAACGGCTCTTTCATGATGTCTCCCATGAACTCCGCTCGCCACTCTCGAGATTACAGGCCGTTTTGGGCGTGCTGGACAAGAATCCGGGCCGCATCGATATGATCGCCTCGCGTATGGGGCGGGAAGTCATGCGGCTCGACGCCCTTGTCGATGAAATCCTGACGCTGGCACGCATAAGCTCGCCCGAACATGCACCGCCAGAACGCCAGACCATTGATCTCATTGATCTGATAACCCGGATTGTCGATGACGCCTGCTTTGAAGGGCAGGATCGGGGGGTCGATGTGACCTATAGCGGCTGCGACAGTTTTATCGCAACATTGAACGGAGAACTCATCTACCGGGCCATAGAGAATGTTGTTCGAAACGCAGTCAAATTTACAACGGACGATTCGACCGTTGCCGTGACGGCGCAGGCGTTTCGGGATGTCCTGTCGATCAGCGTCACAGACAATGGCCCCGGCGTTCCCGCTTGCGATCTGGAGAGGATCTTTCTGCCGTTTTCCCGATCCGAAATAGGTGAAACCGCGAAGGGTCACGGGCTGGGCCTTGCCATTACGCGCAAAGCCCTGGAACTACATCATGGCAGCGCAGTTGCCAGCCTTACACAAGAAGGTCATCTTTTGATGACGCTGAAAGTGCCAGCTTCTCCTGGCTTATGA